DNA from Triticum aestivum cultivar Chinese Spring chromosome 7D, IWGSC CS RefSeq v2.1, whole genome shotgun sequence:
TTCCCTTGCTGCGGCGGCGTTGGCGCAGAGTGCTGATGTTGGCGCGTCAGCAAGGACTCCACGACCTCCCCTTGCTGCGGCGGTGTTGGTGTAGAGTGCTTACGTTGGCGCGTCAACAAGGACTCCACGACCTCCCCTTGCTGTGGTGGCGTTGGTGCAGAGTGCTTATGTTGGCGCGTCAGCAAGGATTCCACGATCTTCCCTTGCTGCGGCGGCGTTGGCGTAGGGTGCTTACATTGGCACGTCAGCAAGGACTTCACAACCTCGCCCTGCGCCTGCGGTTGCGGCGACGGCGCAGACTGCTTAGGCAGCACGCGCCGGAGCAGAGAGAGCGTGGCTCTTGTATTGGCATCGTGGGCACGGTGGCGAGCGGCAACGAGCTCCGCGAGGCCGAGGTCCCCGACACAGTTGGAGATCCTCGCCTCGACGAGCTGGAACCGGGCGGCCACCGTGCCGCTGGTTAGCAAGGCGACCCCCCAGCCGAGGCCGCCGCTCTGCGGCTGGGACTCAACGAGCTCCAGTGCGTTGTCGAGGGCGGCCTTCAGCCTCGCCAGCGCGGGGTTCCGGATCAGGCCGGCTGCGCTGTCTCCGCTGCCATCTATCATGCTCGCACTGGAGTCGTGGTCCTCGAGCAGGATGTCGCCGGCGGTGCGTGCGCGGTCGGCGAGGTCCAGGCACCTCTCCTTGTTCTGGCGGGCCGTCTCGGCCGCCTTGGCGATCTTCCGCGCCAGCGCCAGGATCATGCTCACCGCCTCCATGATCGGTCTCGCCAAGTTCTGGAAGAGCGGAAGGAGCAAGGAGACACGTCAGAGTGGTTGAAACTGTGGTTAGGCGACGGCTTATATTACCTGCTGGAACCAAGAGAGTTTGGATACGTCTAGCTTATGATAACATTGTCATTGATCAACTTGCGTCAAAAGAACTGTAATCAGTGCGTAGTTTTGTTCAATGATTCGATCGGTGATAGTGTATGAAGGATGCGGCCACCATTAATTCCACCATGGCCTTATCCCCTCCCGCTCCCCATCCCCACCCTCCACATCTCAGATCGAGCCATGACTCCTTACGTGCCACAGACAGATCCGGCGAGCGAGATGGTGGGAGGGGCGCGACGCGGGGCGAGGGCGCGGCGGCTGCGACCTGCGCATC
Protein-coding regions in this window:
- the LOC123163907 gene encoding snake venom metalloprotease inhibitor 02A10, which translates into the protein MEAVSMILALARKIAKAAETARQNKERCLDLADRARTAGDILLEDHDSSASMIDGSGDSAAGLIRNPALARLKAALDNALELVESQPQSGGLGWGVALLTSGTVAARFQLVEARISNCVGDLGLAELVAARHRAHDANTRATLSLLRRVLPKQSAPSPQPQAQGEVVKSLLTCQCKHPTPTPPQQGKIVESLLTRQHKHSAPTPPQQGEVVESLLTRQRKHSTPTPPQQGEVVESLLTRQHQHSAPTPPQQGKIMESLLARQHKHSAPTPPQQGKVVESLLTRQCKHSAPTPPRQGEVVESLLTRQRQHPTSTLPQQGEVVEALWTRLREQPAVESGVNS